Proteins encoded by one window of Gammaproteobacteria bacterium:
- a CDS encoding tRNA dihydrouridine(20/20a) synthase DusA: NGGITSLDQVEEHLKHVDGVMVGREAYKNPYFLAEADQRIFGQTATNRLERSEVLENMAEYIRHETGDGLQARYITRHMMGLYHGQPLASAWRKKFAAGIAK; encoded by the coding sequence TCAATGGCGGGATCACGTCGCTCGACCAGGTTGAAGAACATCTCAAGCATGTGGATGGAGTTATGGTTGGACGTGAAGCGTATAAGAACCCGTATTTTCTGGCTGAGGCCGATCAACGGATCTTTGGCCAAACTGCAACCAATCGACTAGAACGGTCCGAGGTATTGGAAAATATGGCTGAATATATTCGGCATGAAACCGGTGATGGTTTGCAAGCGCGCTATATTACCCGGCATATGATGGGGCTTTATCATGGGCAACCGTTAGCAAGTGCTTGGCGTAAG